The genomic segment GCAAAATGCCATGGGGGTAATGATTTTCGCCGAACCTCGCTATGCAATGGCGGAGTTAGAGGAAGGCGATATTTCGGCTAAGTTGAACGATTATGAGGAATTGAAGCGGTTGTGCGAACAAATTAAGCGCGATCGCAATCCTTCTGTTATTGTATGGATTGGGACTTGTACCACCGAAATCATCAAGATGGACTTGGAAGGTCTTGCCCCGAAACTGGAAGCAGAAATCGGCATTCCCATCGTCGTTGCTCGCGCCAATGGTTTAGACTACGCCTTCACCCAAGGAGAAGATACGGTACTTGCGGCAATGGCTGCTCGTTGTCCGAAAACCGTGGAACAACCCGAAGAAAAAGAAGAGCGCAACGCCATCCAACGCCTCCTCACGTTTGGCAAGAAAAAGGAAGAAGTGGCACAAGAAGAATCCGAATATGTCAACCATCCTCCTCTGGTTTTATTCGGTTCCGTTCCTGACCCGATTGTAACCCAATTGACCCTAGAATTAAAGCGCCATGGCATCAAAGTTTCCGGATGGTTACCCGCGAAGCGCTATACCGAATTACCAGTATTGGAAGAAGGCTATTATGTCTCTGGAGTTAACCCCTTTTTATCCCGCACAGCCACCACTTTAATGCGTCGGCGCAAGTGTAAGTTAATTGGCGCACCCTTCCCCATCGGGCCGGATGGAACCAGAGCCTGGATTGAAAAGATTTGTTCGGTCTTTAATATCGAACCCAAGGGATTAGCAGAACGGGAGCAGCAAATCTGGGAAAGTGTAGAAGATTATCTGCAATTGGTACGCGGTAAATCCGTCTTCTTTATGGGAGATAATCTATTAGAAATTTCCCAAGCGCGGTTCCTAATT from the Roseofilum reptotaenium CS-1145 genome contains:
- a CDS encoding ferredoxin:protochlorophyllide reductase (ATP-dependent) subunit N, translating into MTVAQPETSALNFECETGNYHTFCPISCVAWLYQKIEDSFFLVIGTKTCGYFLQNAMGVMIFAEPRYAMAELEEGDISAKLNDYEELKRLCEQIKRDRNPSVIVWIGTCTTEIIKMDLEGLAPKLEAEIGIPIVVARANGLDYAFTQGEDTVLAAMAARCPKTVEQPEEKEERNAIQRLLTFGKKKEEVAQEESEYVNHPPLVLFGSVPDPIVTQLTLELKRHGIKVSGWLPAKRYTELPVLEEGYYVSGVNPFLSRTATTLMRRRKCKLIGAPFPIGPDGTRAWIEKICSVFNIEPKGLAEREQQIWESVEDYLQLVRGKSVFFMGDNLLEISQARFLIRCGMIVHEIGIPYMDKRYQGAELALLEKTCQEMGAPLPNIVEKPDNYNQIQRIYDLQPDLVITGMAHANPMEARGINTKWSVEFTFAQIHGFTNTRDILELVTRPLRRNNNLKDLGWEKLVKEEARV